Sequence from the Streptomyces sp. NBC_00440 genome:
GACTCCGCGATCCTGGGCTGCGCCTTCCTGACCGCCTACGGCGCGCTGGTCCACGTCGGCGAACTGCGGGAGAGCGACTCGGTGGTCATCGTGGGCGCCGGCGGTGTCGGCCTCAGCGCCGTAGCCGTGGCCAAGGCCCTGGGCGCCGGTCGCATCGTGGCCGTCGACGTCGCCGACGACCGGCTGGGAACCGCGTCACGCCTGGGGGCGACCGACACGGTCAATGCCTCCACCACCGACCCGGTCCGGGCGGTCCGCGACATCACCGGAGGAGGGGCCCGTCTCGTGGTGGAAGCGATCGGGCAGCCGGGCACTTTCCGGCAAGCCACGGAGATGGCAGCCGACGGCGGCCGGTGCGTGATGATCGGCATCGCACCGGCAGGCCGCACCGCCGAGATCGAGATCACCCGGCTCGTACGCCGCAAGATCCAGGTCTGCGGGTCCTTCGGCGGACGCCCCCGGCAGGACCTGGCGCACCTGGGCCGGCTCGTGGCCGACGGGCGTCTCGACCCCGGGGCCCTGATCAGCCGGCGCTTCCCGCTGGACCAGGCCGACCAGGCCTACCGGCTCCTCAGCGAAGGAAAGATCGTCGGTCGGGCTCTCATCGAGATCGACCCCGACGCCTGACACCTCGCACTCCCCGCGTTCATCAGCAGCGCTCCCGGCCCCGTGTGGACGCGGCACCAGCCGCCGGCCCGGGCGGCCTCTCCCCGCTGCGGACTCCCTCAGCAGCGATTCCGACGACAGCAGAGACGACAGCAGAATGGATCAGTCCATGGCACTCACGCTGCACCACTGGCGCAACGGTACGGCCTTCGAAGGCATCGGCGACCGGTACTCCGACGTCACCAACCCGGCGACCGGAGAGGTCACCGCTCAGCTGGCGCTGGCCGCCGAGAGCGACGTGAATGCCGTCGTGGAGGCGGCAGTTGCGGCCTTCCCCGCTTGGCGCGACACATCGCTGACAGCGCGGACCCGCGTCCTGTTCCGCTTCCGCGAGCTGCTGAACGCCCGCAAGCCCGAACTCGCCGAGATCATCACCTCCGAGCACGGCAAGGTGCTCTCCGACGCACTCGGAGAAGTCAGCCGGGGCCAGGAGGTGGTCGAATTCGCCTGCGGCATCCCCCACCTGCTCAAGGGCGGCTTCACCGAGAACGCGTCGACCAGGGTCGACGTGCACTCCGTGCGCCAGCCCCTCGGCGTGGTCGGCATCGTCTCGCCGTTCAACTTCCCGGCCATGGTGCCTCTGTGGTTCTTCCCCATTGCCATCGCGGCGGGCAACGCCGTCATCCTCAAGCCGAGCGAGAAGGTTCCCACCGCCGCGCTGTGGCTGGCCGAGCTGTGGAAGGAAGCGGGACTTCCCGACGGTGTCTTCAACGTCCTCAACGGGGACAAGTCCGCCGTTGACGGCCTGCTGACCCACCCGGACGTGGAGTCCGTGTCCTTCGTGGGGTCCACGCCGATCGCGCAGTACGTGTACGAGACGGCCGCCGCCCACGGGAAGCGCGTCCAGGCGCTCGGCGGGGCCAAGAACCACATGGTCGTGCTGCCCGACGCCGACCTCGATCTCGCCGCCGACCAGGCCGTCAACGGCGGGTACGGCTCAGCGGGCGAGAGGTGCATGGCCATCTCAGCAGTGGTTGCTGTCGGCAACATCGCCGATGAACTCGTCGCCAGAATAAAGGCGCGCACGCTCCAGCTGCGCACCGGCGACGGCACCCGCGACTGCGACATGGGCCCCCTGGTGACCGCGCAGGCCCAGCAGCGGGTGTCCGGCTATGTGGACGCCGGCGAGAAGGCCGGCGCCACGCTGGTGGTCGACGGGCGCGAGGTGCGTCCGGACGCCGACGGGGCAGGCTTCTTCGTCGGCCCCACCCTCTTCGACCACGTCGGCACCGACATGAGCATCTACACCGACGAGATCTTCGGGCCGGTGCTTTCCGTCGTCCGCGTGGACACCTACGACGAAGCCGTCCAGCTGATCAACCGCAACGCGTACGGCAACGGAACCGCGATCTTCACCAACGACGGTGGTGCGGCACGGCAGTTCGCCAACGAGATCAAGGTGGGCATGGTCGGCGTCAACGTCCCGGTCCCCGTCCCCATGGCCTACTACTCCTTCGGCGGCTGGAAGCACTCCCTGTTCGGTGACAGCCACGCCCACGGCACCGAGGGCGTCCAGTTCTTCACCCGCGGCAAGGTCATCACCACCCGGTGGCTCGACCCCAGCCACGGCGGAATCAACCTCGGATTCCCCGAGAACACCTGATCGCCGCCCCTCCGCGGGCCGAGTAGTTCCCCTCAGGCCGAACAGTTCCCCCCTCCGCTTTCCCTTTCCTCAAGGAGACCAGCCGTGCCCGTTGTACTGAAGTCCGCCGCCGCCAAGAGCGGTGCGCGCAGCAGCCGCCCGGAGGTCGTCGACACCGTCGCCGAGGTCATCGCCGACGTGCGGGCCAACGGCGACGACGCCGTCCGCCGGTACTCGGCGAAGTTCGACTCCTGGGACCGGCCGTCCTACCGGCTCGGCGCACAGGAGATCAAATCCATCGTCTCGTCGGTTCCCGCCGGCGTCCTCGAAGATCTGCGCTTCGTGCAGCAGCAGGTGCAGAACTTCGCACAGGCACAGCGCGACTCCCTGCACGATTTCGAGATCGAGACCCTGCCGGGCGTGTTCCTGGGACAGCGCAACATCCCGGTCTCGGCGGCCGGTGCCTATGTGCCGGGCGGCCGTTACCCGCTCACCGCTTCCGCGCACATGACCATCGTCACGGCGAAGGTGGCGGGCGTCGAGCGGGTGGCCGCCACCACCCCTCCGAACGAGGGCGCCCCGCCGCCGGTCAGCGTCGCCGCCATGCACATGGCGGGCGCGGAGGAGATCTACGTACTCGGCGGAGTGCAGGCGGTCGCCGCCCTTGCCCTGGGCACCGAGACCGTCGACCCGGTCCATATGCTGGCCGGCCCCGGCAACGCCTATGTGGCCGAGGCCAAGCGGCAGTTGTTCGGCGAGGTGGGGATCGACCTGTTCGCCGGGCCCACCGAGGTGCTCATCGTCGCCGACGACACCGCCGACCCGTTCACGGTCGCCGTGGACCTGCTCAGCCAGGCCGAGCACGGCCCGGACTCCCCGGCGGTCCTGATCACCACCTCCCGCGAGGTCGGCCGGCGCACGATCGAGTTCATCGGCGAACTGCTGCCCGCCATGCCGACCGGGAGGGTCGCCGGTGCGGCCTGGCGCGACCACGGCGAGGTCGTGGTGGTGGACAGCCAGGACGAGGCCTTCGCCCTGGCCGACACCTACGCCAGCGAGCACGTGCAGATCTTCACCGCCGAACCGCGGGACGCCCTGACCGGCATGCGGGACTACGGCGCCCTCTTCCTCGGCCAGGACACCTGCGTTCCCTACGGTGACAAGGTCATCGGGACCAACCACGTCCTGCCGACCATGGGCGCAGCCCGGTACACCGGCGGTCTGTGGGTGGGCAAGTACCTCAAGACCGTGACCTACCAGGAGGTCCGGAACAAGGCCAGCAGTGCGCTGCTGGGCGAGATCTGCGGTCGGGCCTCCCGCCTGGAGAACTTCGAGGGTCACGCCCGCTCCGGTGACCTGCGCGCGGCCCGGTACGGCGAGGCGGGCCTGTCGTGGAGCGACCACGACGTACGCCTCGGCGGATCCGGCAGGTGAGGTCAGCCGTGCCCGGGCCGGGCGGTCGTCGCCCGTACGACCAGTTCCGTCGGCAGGAGGATCTCCTTCGGCCCGGCGCCCGCGATCACATCCAGCAGCAGCCGGGTGGCGCTTCGTCCCTTCTCGACCAACGGCTGGCGCACGGTGGTCAGTTGTGCGCCGGCCGCACCGGGAAGGTCGTCGAACCCGATCACCGAGAGATCCTCGGGAACGCGCAGGCCGCGGCTGCGGGCGGTCCGCATCGCCGCGAGCGCCAGGACGTCGGTACCGGCGAGCACGGCCGTGATGGGGCCGGCTTCCGCCAGCAGGGTCCCGGCCGCGGCCAGCGAAGCGGTCTCGTCGAAGCCTCCCGCCTCGATGACGGTGACCTCCCTCCACGGCAGGCCGGCCGCGCGGAAGGCGGCGGCGTAGCCCGCCAGCCGTTCCTTCATCACCCGGTCGCGTGCCGCGCGCTGCCGGGCGGGAGTGACAGGGCCGCGGTAGCCGTCGGGCACCAGCCGGTCGACCAGGATGCCGACCGAACGGTGGTCCAGGGCCAGCAGGTGAGCGGCGGCCGACCGGGCGGCTGCACGGTCCTCGATCCCCACCCAGGGAAGCCCTCCGGGGTTGGGACCGTCGATGACCACCACCGGCAACCGCCTGCGCAGCACGGTCTCCACCGCGGGATGCCCCTCGGGCAGGGCGTAGGCGAGGAAGCCGTCGACGAGCCCCCGCAGCAACACACCGGAGTTCTGGGTCAGGCGTTCCGACTCCAGCGGACACGGCAGCAGGGTGAGCGCCGTCTCGGACACCTCGCCGACCTCGGCGATCCCCCGCAGCAGCGCGGCGGTGGCCGGGTCGTCGAAGGCGTAGGGCAGCGAGTCCGTGACCATCAGGCCGAGCGCCCCGACCTGGCCGGTCCGCAGCGTACGGCCGACCGAGTGCGGACCGGTGTATCCGAGTTCCTCGGCGATCTGCAGGACGCGTTCGCGCTGCGCCGCGGACAGCTTCTCCGGCCGGCTGAACGCGTAGGAGACGGCCGCCTGGGAGACACCCGCCGCCCGTGCTACATCACGCATGGTGACCACTGGCGCCTGCTTCCCCTCGTCGGCGTGGTTCGCCGGCAACCCTACCCAGCGCGCTTCCGGGCGTTGCGGGCCGCATTCACCTCTGTTGACAGCCCGGGTCGCGATGTTAGCCTCGCGTCGGTTAATCGAATAACTAAAGTGATCACCGAAGACTCGCAGCCCGTCCCGCCACCCTTCCGGGCCATGGGGTGCCGCACACCGCAGTGCCGGCGGACGAGCGGTCTCCGCACCCCCCGCCACCCCGTAGCGGATCTTCCGCACGCACCCCTCTCCAGCTCCAGCCAGGGACGAACCCCATGAACGGAAAACCAGCTCTCCCCAATGACGGCCCCACCGGGTCGCACTACGACTTCGTGATCGTCGGCTCCGGCATGGGCGGCGCCACGATGGCCTACGCCCTCAAGGACGTCGGCGCCAGCGTGCTTCTCGTCGAACGCGGTGACTTCCTGCCGCAGGAGAAGCAGAACTGGGACGCCGGAGCCATCTTCCGCCGCCACCGTTACCAGAACGCGGAGCAGTGGTACGACGGGAGCGGCAAGGCCTTCACACCCGGCAACTACTACTACGTCGGCGGCAACACGAAGCTCTACGGCTCCTCGCTCGTACGGTTCCGCCGCGAGGACTTCCGGGCGACGGAGCACGAGGCCGGCACCTCGCCGGAGTGGCCCTTCCCGTACGAAGTCCTGCAGCCGTACTACCTGCGCGCCGAGACGCTCTTCCGCGTGCACGGGGACCAGTTCGACGACCCCACCCTGGACCGGTCCGAACCCTTCCCCTACCCGGCGATCGGACACGAGCCGCCGGTCCAGGAGGCCGCCGACGCCCTGACCCGCATGGGGCTCACCCCGTCGAGCATCCCGCTCGGCCTGGACCTGCGGGACGGCGGATCCTGTATCCGCTGTGCCTTCTGCGACGGGTTCCCCTGCCGGGTCCTGGCCAAGTCCGACGCCGATGTCTGCTGTGTCCGGCCCGCCCTGGCCGCCGGTTCGGTCGAGCTGGTCACCAACGCCCGGGTCACCCGGGTGCTCACGAACGACTCCGGCAGCAAGGCGACCGGCGTGGAGATGCTCCGCAACGGAGCGCCCATCACTGTCGGCGCCGGCACCGTGGTCGTCTCCTGCGGCGCCGTCAACTCCGCAGCCCTCCTGCTGCGCTCGGCGAGCCCGCAGCACCCGGACGGGCTCGGCAACTCCTCCGGCACAGTCGGCCGCCACTACATGGTCCACAACAACTCCGTGATGGTCGGCGTCCACCCGACCCGGAAGAACACCGCGGAGTTCCAGAAGACCCTGTACTTCAACGACTTCTACACCAAGGGCACCGCTGACCACCCCTACCCGCTGGGGCACGTCCAGCTCATCGGCAAGCTCCAGGCGGACATGATGGCCGGCCAGCGCCCCGCCATCCCCGCCTGGGCACTCCGCTACGCCGCCCACCGCAGCATCGACTGGTGGCTGTTCACCGAGGACCTGCCCGACTCGGACAACCGCGTCACCCTGACGTCCGCCGGGGACATCCGGATCAACTGGAAGCCCAACAACGTACGTGCGCACGAGGTCCTCGTCCGGGAGACCAGGAAGATCCTGCGCCGCATGGGGTTTCCCCTGGTGTTCAGCCAGCGGACCGGCATCGAGGTCAACTCCCACCAGGCCGGCACCGTCCGGGCCGGCACCGACCCCGCGACCTCCGCACTGGACGCGAACTGCCGCTCGCACGGCGTCGACAACCTCTACGTCGTCGACTCGTCCTTCTTCCCGTCGCTGCCGGTGATGAACCCGGCGCTGACCATCGCCGCGAACGCCCTGCGCGTCGCGGACCACCTCACCGGCGCCTCCCCCGCAGCCGCCCCCGCCCAGCACACGAACGTCCAGCACACGAACAAGAGGTAGATATGCCCAGGCTCACCGGCGGCCAGATCGTCGTCGACTTCCTGATCCGCGAAGGGGTGGAGAAAGTCTTCGCCGTCCCGGGACACGGCAACACCGCCCTCATCGACGCCTTCGTCGACCGCAAGGACGAGATCGAAGTCGTCCCGGCCATGCACGAGCAGGGCGCCGCCCACATGGCCGACGGTTACTACCGTGCGACCGGCAAGGTCGCCGCCTGCTGTACGTCCATCGGTCCCGGTGCGACCAACACGCTCACCGGTCTGACCACGGCCTTCGCCGACTCCCAGCCCTTCCTGCTGATCACCGGCGCGGTGCACACCTACATGGAGAACCACGGGGTGCTCCAGGAGATCGACCGGCCGCACGGCAACAACTTCCCGCGCATGGCCGAGCCCGTCGTCAAGCGCTGGTGGCAGCCGAGCCGGGTCGACCAGCTCCCCACCGTCCTGGCCCAGGCCTTCAACACCATGTACGAGGGCCGCCGCGGCCCCGTCCTCCTGGACATCCCGCAGGATCTCCAGGCCGAGTACGGCGCGTACGAGCCGGAGGAGACCCGCCGCAGGCGCGCGCACGGCCGCCCCGGCGGCGACCCCGAGCGCATCGCGGAGGCCGCCCGGCTGCTGGCGGGTGCCCGGCGCCCGGTCATCCTGGCGGGCGGCGGCGTCATCGCATCCGAGGCCGGCGCCGAACTGGTGGCCGTCGCCGAACGTCTCGGCGCGCCCGTGACCCACTCCTTCATGGGCAAGGGCGCTTTCCCCGCCGACCACGACCTGTACGCCTGGCCCTGCGGCGACATGGGCTCCGTCCCCGGCAACGGCGTGACCCGCACCGCGGACGTCATCCTCGCGGTCGGCTGCCGTTTCAGCGACCGCATCACCTCCTCCTACAAGCCGGGCGTCACCTTCGACATCCCCGGCACCAAACTCGTCCAGATCGACATCGACGGCTTCGAGATCGGGCGGAACTACCCCGCCGAGGTCGGTGTCGTCGGCGATGCCAGGGCGAGCCTGAGCGCCCTGCTGGGCGAGCTGAACACGCTCGGCGACGCCCCGGACTGGCGCTCCTCCGAGTACTTCGCCGAGTTGCAGGACCTCAAGGCGCAGTGGGAGGAGCACCTGCGCCCGATGCGGACCACCGACCACCTGCCGATGACCAACTCCCGGGCCATGGTGGAGATCCGCGAGGCTCTGCCCCGGGAGGGCATCCTGGTCACCGACTCCAGCAATCCGGCCAACCAGGCCTTCAACGAGTTCCCCGTCTACGGGCCGCGTACCAACATCGTGGCCGGCGGCATGTCGGGGATCGGTTTCGGCCTGCCCGCCGCCATCGGCGCCCAGGCCGCCGTCGGTGACCGGCCGGTCCTGGCGATGGTGGGTGACGGCAGCTTCCTGCAGACCGGCACCGAACTGGCCACCGCGGTCATGCTCGGCCTTCCGCTGGTCGTGGTCGTGCTGAACAACGGCGGCTGGGAGGCGATCAAGGACCTCCAGATCAATCTCTTCGGCAAGGAACGCCAGATCGTCAGCGGCTGGACCACCAAGGACGGCAAGCCGTACTTCGCCGACATCACCGAGTTCGCCCGCTCGCTGGGCTGCACAGCCGAACGCGTCGAGAACCCGGCCGAACTCGCGGACGCGGTCCGCCGCGCCTTCGCCACTCCCGGCCCGGTGGTCATCGAGGCCATGAGCGCGCACGAACTGCCCTGGACCGAGATGCACCCGACCGGCTGGTGGGACATCACCGTCCCCGCGTACCACGGGCCGACCCGTGACGAGTACGTCGTCCAGCGCGGCTTCTGACCGGAGGGAAGGTACACACCATGGGCAACATCAAACTCGGCCTGAACCTGG
This genomic interval carries:
- a CDS encoding zinc-binding dehydrogenase gives rise to the protein MRAAVVPRPSGPFGIADLRMPRPGPGEILVRVAACGVCHTDLHIHDGSVAFPFPAVLGHEISGTVVDTGAGVDHLSPGQSIVGAFIMPCGSCAMCTSGREELCEPFFAHNRLNGTLYDGTTRLFDANGDPVWMYSMAGLAEYAVMPALGAAPIPSGGHLRDSAILGCAFLTAYGALVHVGELRESDSVVIVGAGGVGLSAVAVAKALGAGRIVAVDVADDRLGTASRLGATDTVNASTTDPVRAVRDITGGGARLVVEAIGQPGTFRQATEMAADGGRCVMIGIAPAGRTAEIEITRLVRRKIQVCGSFGGRPRQDLAHLGRLVADGRLDPGALISRRFPLDQADQAYRLLSEGKIVGRALIEIDPDA
- a CDS encoding CoA-acylating methylmalonate-semialdehyde dehydrogenase, with protein sequence MALTLHHWRNGTAFEGIGDRYSDVTNPATGEVTAQLALAAESDVNAVVEAAVAAFPAWRDTSLTARTRVLFRFRELLNARKPELAEIITSEHGKVLSDALGEVSRGQEVVEFACGIPHLLKGGFTENASTRVDVHSVRQPLGVVGIVSPFNFPAMVPLWFFPIAIAAGNAVILKPSEKVPTAALWLAELWKEAGLPDGVFNVLNGDKSAVDGLLTHPDVESVSFVGSTPIAQYVYETAAAHGKRVQALGGAKNHMVVLPDADLDLAADQAVNGGYGSAGERCMAISAVVAVGNIADELVARIKARTLQLRTGDGTRDCDMGPLVTAQAQQRVSGYVDAGEKAGATLVVDGREVRPDADGAGFFVGPTLFDHVGTDMSIYTDEIFGPVLSVVRVDTYDEAVQLINRNAYGNGTAIFTNDGGAARQFANEIKVGMVGVNVPVPVPMAYYSFGGWKHSLFGDSHAHGTEGVQFFTRGKVITTRWLDPSHGGINLGFPENT
- the hisD gene encoding histidinol dehydrogenase, whose translation is MPVVLKSAAAKSGARSSRPEVVDTVAEVIADVRANGDDAVRRYSAKFDSWDRPSYRLGAQEIKSIVSSVPAGVLEDLRFVQQQVQNFAQAQRDSLHDFEIETLPGVFLGQRNIPVSAAGAYVPGGRYPLTASAHMTIVTAKVAGVERVAATTPPNEGAPPPVSVAAMHMAGAEEIYVLGGVQAVAALALGTETVDPVHMLAGPGNAYVAEAKRQLFGEVGIDLFAGPTEVLIVADDTADPFTVAVDLLSQAEHGPDSPAVLITTSREVGRRTIEFIGELLPAMPTGRVAGAAWRDHGEVVVVDSQDEAFALADTYASEHVQIFTAEPRDALTGMRDYGALFLGQDTCVPYGDKVIGTNHVLPTMGAARYTGGLWVGKYLKTVTYQEVRNKASSALLGEICGRASRLENFEGHARSGDLRAARYGEAGLSWSDHDVRLGGSGR
- a CDS encoding LacI family DNA-binding transcriptional regulator, which produces MRDVARAAGVSQAAVSYAFSRPEKLSAAQRERVLQIAEELGYTGPHSVGRTLRTGQVGALGLMVTDSLPYAFDDPATAALLRGIAEVGEVSETALTLLPCPLESERLTQNSGVLLRGLVDGFLAYALPEGHPAVETVLRRRLPVVVIDGPNPGGLPWVGIEDRAAARSAAAHLLALDHRSVGILVDRLVPDGYRGPVTPARQRAARDRVMKERLAGYAAAFRAAGLPWREVTVIEAGGFDETASLAAAGTLLAEAGPITAVLAGTDVLALAAMRTARSRGLRVPEDLSVIGFDDLPGAAGAQLTTVRQPLVEKGRSATRLLLDVIAGAGPKEILLPTELVVRATTARPGHG
- a CDS encoding GMC family oxidoreductase → MNGKPALPNDGPTGSHYDFVIVGSGMGGATMAYALKDVGASVLLVERGDFLPQEKQNWDAGAIFRRHRYQNAEQWYDGSGKAFTPGNYYYVGGNTKLYGSSLVRFRREDFRATEHEAGTSPEWPFPYEVLQPYYLRAETLFRVHGDQFDDPTLDRSEPFPYPAIGHEPPVQEAADALTRMGLTPSSIPLGLDLRDGGSCIRCAFCDGFPCRVLAKSDADVCCVRPALAAGSVELVTNARVTRVLTNDSGSKATGVEMLRNGAPITVGAGTVVVSCGAVNSAALLLRSASPQHPDGLGNSSGTVGRHYMVHNNSVMVGVHPTRKNTAEFQKTLYFNDFYTKGTADHPYPLGHVQLIGKLQADMMAGQRPAIPAWALRYAAHRSIDWWLFTEDLPDSDNRVTLTSAGDIRINWKPNNVRAHEVLVRETRKILRRMGFPLVFSQRTGIEVNSHQAGTVRAGTDPATSALDANCRSHGVDNLYVVDSSFFPSLPVMNPALTIAANALRVADHLTGASPAAAPAQHTNVQHTNKR
- a CDS encoding thiamine pyrophosphate-binding protein; its protein translation is MPRLTGGQIVVDFLIREGVEKVFAVPGHGNTALIDAFVDRKDEIEVVPAMHEQGAAHMADGYYRATGKVAACCTSIGPGATNTLTGLTTAFADSQPFLLITGAVHTYMENHGVLQEIDRPHGNNFPRMAEPVVKRWWQPSRVDQLPTVLAQAFNTMYEGRRGPVLLDIPQDLQAEYGAYEPEETRRRRAHGRPGGDPERIAEAARLLAGARRPVILAGGGVIASEAGAELVAVAERLGAPVTHSFMGKGAFPADHDLYAWPCGDMGSVPGNGVTRTADVILAVGCRFSDRITSSYKPGVTFDIPGTKLVQIDIDGFEIGRNYPAEVGVVGDARASLSALLGELNTLGDAPDWRSSEYFAELQDLKAQWEEHLRPMRTTDHLPMTNSRAMVEIREALPREGILVTDSSNPANQAFNEFPVYGPRTNIVAGGMSGIGFGLPAAIGAQAAVGDRPVLAMVGDGSFLQTGTELATAVMLGLPLVVVVLNNGGWEAIKDLQINLFGKERQIVSGWTTKDGKPYFADITEFARSLGCTAERVENPAELADAVRRAFATPGPVVIEAMSAHELPWTEMHPTGWWDITVPAYHGPTRDEYVVQRGF